One window of the Streptomyces sp. NBC_00259 genome contains the following:
- a CDS encoding acyl-CoA dehydrogenase family protein produces the protein MKRQIFGPDHEAFRESVRTFLTKEVLPHYEDWERDGIVSRDAWLAAGRQGLLGLAVPEEYGGGGNTDFRYSAVLAEEFTRAGAAGLAVGLHNDIIGPYLTSLATEEQKRRWLPGFCSGEIITAIAMTEPGAGSDLQGIRTTAEDRGDHWLLNGSKTFISNGILADLVIVVAKTTPEGGAKGLSLLVVERGTEGFERGRNLDKIGQKAQDTAELFFNDVHVPKENLLGELNGAFIHLMTNLAQERLNIAVAGIAAAEYLLEITTQYVKEREAFGRPLAKLQHIRFEIAEMATECAVTRTFLDRCIVDHSDGELDAVHASMAKWWATELQKRVADRCLQLHGGYGYMTEYRVAKAFTDGRIQTIYGGTTEIMKEIIGRSLLS, from the coding sequence ATGAAACGGCAGATCTTCGGACCGGACCACGAGGCGTTCCGCGAGAGCGTCCGCACCTTCCTCACCAAGGAGGTGCTCCCGCACTACGAGGACTGGGAGCGGGACGGCATCGTCTCGCGCGACGCCTGGCTGGCGGCGGGCAGGCAGGGGCTGCTCGGACTCGCCGTCCCCGAGGAGTACGGGGGCGGCGGGAACACCGACTTCCGTTACAGCGCCGTCCTGGCCGAGGAGTTCACCCGGGCCGGCGCCGCCGGCCTCGCGGTCGGCCTGCACAACGACATCATCGGGCCGTATCTCACCTCGCTCGCGACCGAGGAGCAGAAGCGGCGCTGGCTGCCCGGCTTCTGCAGCGGCGAGATCATCACGGCCATCGCCATGACCGAGCCGGGCGCGGGCTCCGACCTCCAGGGCATCCGCACCACGGCCGAGGACCGCGGCGACCACTGGCTGCTCAACGGCTCCAAGACGTTCATCTCCAACGGCATCCTGGCCGACCTGGTGATCGTCGTCGCGAAGACCACTCCCGAGGGCGGCGCGAAGGGGCTGTCCCTGCTGGTCGTCGAGCGCGGCACGGAGGGCTTCGAGCGGGGCCGCAACCTCGACAAGATCGGCCAGAAGGCGCAGGACACGGCCGAGCTGTTCTTCAACGACGTACACGTCCCGAAGGAGAACCTGCTCGGCGAGCTGAACGGCGCGTTCATCCATCTGATGACCAATCTCGCCCAGGAGCGGCTGAACATAGCCGTCGCCGGGATCGCCGCGGCCGAGTATCTGCTGGAGATCACGACCCAGTACGTGAAGGAACGCGAGGCGTTCGGGCGCCCGCTGGCGAAGCTGCAGCACATCCGCTTCGAGATCGCCGAGATGGCCACCGAGTGCGCCGTCACCCGCACCTTCCTCGACCGCTGCATCGTCGACCACTCCGACGGCGAGCTGGACGCCGTGCACGCCTCGATGGCCAAGTGGTGGGCCACGGAACTGCAGAAGCGGGTCGCCGACCGCTGTCTGCAGCTGCACGGCGGCTACGGCTACATGACGGAGTACCGGGTCGCCAAGGCGTTCACGGACGGCCGTATCCAGACGATCTACGGCGGCACGACCGAGATCATGAAGGAGATCATCGGCCGCTCCCTGCTCTCCTGA